Proteins from one Pleurocapsa minor HA4230-MV1 genomic window:
- the scyB gene encoding tryptophan dehydrogenase ScyB, with amino-acid sequence MELFETVTQMGHEQVLFCHNPEQNLKAIIAIHDASLGSAMGATRLWPYANEADALRDVLRLSRGMTYKAACANIPVGGAKAVIIADPKAKTSELLRAYGRFVDSLNGRFITGQDVNLVPQDVREISQETKHIVGVTEKSGGPAFITAQGVLFGIKAAVEFSSNKKLNELKIAVQGLGNVGSNLCKLLSENGVTLFVTDINPEKTAEIERLYGATVVDPDQIYSLDVDIFSPCALGATLNDSTIPLLKASIVAGAANNQLENEQLHSKLLKSRGIFYCPDYVINAGGLIDVYNEMIGYEEEKVFKHLNGIYDTLLEIFSIAKQQDITNFEAAQKLAEQRIKKARSQKATKEH; translated from the coding sequence GTGGAGCTTTTTGAAACTGTTACACAAATGGGTCACGAACAAGTTCTTTTTTGCCACAACCCAGAACAAAATTTAAAGGCAATAATTGCGATTCACGACGCTAGCTTGGGTTCGGCAATGGGAGCAACTCGTTTGTGGCCCTATGCTAATGAAGCTGATGCACTGCGAGACGTTCTCCGCCTTAGTCGTGGTATGACATATAAGGCAGCCTGTGCCAATATTCCCGTTGGTGGTGCTAAAGCCGTAATTATTGCCGATCCGAAAGCTAAAACCAGTGAGCTTTTGAGAGCATATGGACGCTTTGTTGACAGCTTAAACGGACGTTTTATCACTGGACAAGATGTAAATCTTGTTCCCCAGGACGTGCGGGAAATTAGTCAGGAAACCAAGCATATTGTTGGAGTAACCGAGAAATCTGGAGGGCCTGCTTTTATAACAGCACAGGGAGTCTTATTTGGCATCAAAGCTGCGGTAGAGTTTAGCTCAAATAAAAAACTTAACGAGCTGAAAATTGCCGTTCAAGGATTAGGAAATGTTGGTAGTAATCTATGCAAGCTTCTCTCTGAAAATGGGGTAACTCTTTTTGTCACTGACATTAATCCTGAAAAAACGGCAGAAATTGAGCGTCTTTACGGAGCTACAGTTGTAGACCCCGATCAGATTTATAGTCTCGATGTTGATATTTTTTCTCCCTGTGCTTTGGGAGCAACTTTAAACGATTCAACAATTCCTTTGCTCAAAGCCTCAATCGTTGCTGGTGCTGCTAATAATCAGCTTGAAAACGAACAGCTACATAGCAAACTCCTTAAATCCAGAGGAATTTTTTATTGTCCCGACTACGTGATTAATGCTGGAGGCTTGATCGACGTTTACAACGAAATGATTGGCTACGAAGAAGAGAAAGTATTTAAGCACCTAAACGGCATTTATGACACCTTGCTAGAAATATTTAGCATTGCCAAGCAACAAGACATAACTAATTTTGAGGCTGCTCAAAAATTAGCAGAGCAGCGCATCAAAAAAGCGCGATCGCAAAAGGCGACAAAAGAACACTAA
- the scyC gene encoding scytonemin biosynthesis cyclase/decarboxylase ScyC (ScyC, an enzyme in the biosynthesis pathway for the cyanobacterial natural sunscreen scytonemin, performs a cyclization and decarboxylation on the compound ScyA produces.) has product MEENTFATSAYIATSATTAFDYLCSLENLDDWTLYSRMIEKIDEDTWLGTASGYQNNLYYHVKRVETPFLRGIEWHCGVEYQKYFQVYPVFLFTPDYIDPGTDEQGVYFHWLSFVDPKRRSPMIMQGIETVHTSECRSLKAILERNAGKTEATQGRYRIDTDTIYIDAPIELGFEYLQDLRNMEDWAHLLRANGEIAPNSGSFLDEYNQKVEVSLRINDLNNYYLIEQNFYYPDDDFTQRCPTIIIPCSYAFGDPDARGFIQHRITFWPVHQSLRRGKLQIQDYGAESMNVKRLLEAKAGNTKTFDRGMSYKPANLEAIAASV; this is encoded by the coding sequence ATGGAAGAAAATACTTTTGCTACATCTGCGTATATTGCCACTTCTGCCACAACGGCTTTTGACTATCTTTGTAGCTTAGAAAATCTTGACGACTGGACTCTTTATAGTCGCATGATCGAGAAAATCGATGAAGATACGTGGTTAGGCACTGCCTCTGGTTATCAAAACAATCTTTACTACCACGTAAAGAGAGTAGAAACCCCATTCTTGCGCGGAATCGAGTGGCACTGCGGGGTTGAATACCAAAAATACTTTCAGGTTTATCCTGTTTTTCTTTTTACCCCAGACTACATTGACCCAGGAACAGACGAACAGGGAGTTTATTTTCACTGGCTCAGTTTTGTCGACCCCAAACGGCGATCGCCAATGATTATGCAGGGGATTGAAACTGTCCACACTTCTGAATGTCGCTCTTTAAAAGCGATTTTGGAACGCAACGCTGGCAAAACCGAAGCTACCCAAGGGCGCTATCGAATCGATACTGACACTATCTATATTGATGCTCCAATTGAGCTGGGTTTTGAATACCTACAAGATCTGCGCAACATGGAAGACTGGGCGCATCTTTTACGCGCTAACGGCGAGATTGCGCCAAATTCGGGCAGTTTTCTGGACGAGTACAACCAAAAGGTAGAAGTTAGCCTGCGGATTAACGACCTCAATAACTACTACCTAATCGAGCAAAACTTTTATTACCCCGACGACGATTTTACTCAGCGTTGTCCAACTATTATCATTCCTTGCTCCTACGCTTTCGGCGACCCAGATGCTAGGGGGTTTATCCAGCATCGGATTACCTTCTGGCCCGTTCACCAATCTCTGCGTCGTGGCAAGCTACAAATTCAGGACTATGGGGCTGAAAGCATGAACGTTAAGCGATTATTGGAAGCTAAAGCAGGCAACACCAAGACGTTTGATCGAGGAATGAGCTACAAACCTGCTAATTTGGAAGCGATCGCAGCCTCCGTCTAA
- a CDS encoding ScyD/ScyE family protein, which translates to MDETLNEQTPPVDAAPGNEDVTSSLPAQYSEGNAGFFNRQNEAVPTAVTVGPDGALYASELSALPYPEGYANVVRIDNPEGDASYDGETPGGVSQTYASGFEQINGLTFDEEGALYVLEYVNGSTVYDPSLPVEELPASRLIRVDPDGTRQQISGEELRFGNYVFAHEGKIYTAINNGDIDKGQVLAYEQNPETGEWSHEVVAENLNNPRGMDIGPDGNLYVLEVGKGTPADDPNVDDALSVEFIPGLVSQRAGYTAAISRIDLENGGQERIYEGLPSTVEYNPNTGEDRIVSIGSNGMAIGDDGTVWISSGGGLSDESADALGEFGEGLRGVLKLDGLFGEDPSQATWTPAFDSVQYAGENGPDGATTLFNTQSNLNDIEVGPDGNLYTVDAARNVMYGLSPDGQEVESVTVLQKTPPVLTPAQYALVKEAGGDPTADYSVEISERTFKGENDLPDTPGRQQALANEAVASTEGGTNGEIPPEGSNGEAPSSPPQQDIPLEESANGNGEPPLRGEDAAVGTTLGEGQEAGNTETLVATTADDLPTEVPGLDQTTPPPEGLDANQFDPLNPGLVPGVEQSVLTPGPIDPTKPAITEGNPFAEYFDPFFGVYSPAEGEEPVLPDGEDGYKVDDLFVFGDRLTENGGEFGKNAVAQSTGANPPYDEAPYSPDGSFTDGENWTTYLASILGVENEGEQDTNFSYLDATARELENPTDPFGEATELNSFAGQIDTFKQTYGTFTEDDLVAVNFGGNDLTLPPEEGVTPEQAAQQSIQATVDGIASLQELGAENFLVGLVPPVELAPIFNEQDFLDLLGVQPGFFEPIVESYNQALTAALDTYEAESGANIEILDTNALFDDIAAEPGSYGFTNVEEPVLSSKTPVTGEPIAYNPDIVGQDPAVQHSTLFLDPYFHPTALGHSIVAETARDELLNLGEDISGSTSEATGMTVGLYDADTDTLIAPLKNGTQIQASEVAGKNLTVAASVPEDSAYFEQVESVFLNLNDGQVTRTENAEPYAIFGGNNGDYFNGGVDLQGEHTIAFDMYSEDELGGEMLGSMSVDFSIV; encoded by the coding sequence ATGGACGAAACTTTGAACGAACAGACTCCCCCAGTAGATGCAGCCCCTGGTAACGAGGACGTAACATCTAGCCTCCCAGCCCAATATTCTGAAGGCAACGCGGGCTTTTTTAACCGCCAGAACGAGGCTGTCCCAACTGCCGTTACGGTCGGCCCTGACGGCGCGCTCTATGCCTCTGAGTTGAGCGCGTTGCCCTACCCTGAAGGCTACGCTAACGTGGTGCGGATCGACAATCCAGAGGGTGATGCTAGTTATGATGGAGAGACTCCAGGCGGTGTTAGCCAGACCTATGCCAGTGGCTTTGAGCAAATTAATGGTCTAACGTTTGACGAGGAGGGGGCGCTTTATGTCCTTGAATACGTAAACGGTAGCACCGTATACGACCCGTCGCTCCCAGTTGAAGAGTTGCCAGCGAGTCGTTTGATTAGGGTCGATCCAGATGGCACGCGTCAGCAGATATCTGGTGAGGAGCTGCGCTTCGGCAATTATGTGTTCGCCCATGAAGGCAAGATTTATACCGCAATTAACAACGGCGACATCGACAAGGGGCAGGTGCTTGCATACGAACAAAACCCTGAGACTGGTGAATGGTCGCACGAAGTCGTTGCCGAAAATCTGAATAATCCGCGTGGCATGGACATCGGCCCCGACGGTAACCTTTACGTTCTTGAGGTAGGCAAAGGAACGCCAGCAGACGACCCAAACGTTGACGACGCGCTAAGCGTTGAATTTATTCCTGGTTTGGTTAGCCAGCGCGCTGGGTACACCGCTGCGATTAGCCGAATTGACCTTGAAAATGGTGGTCAAGAGCGAATTTACGAGGGTTTACCTTCTACTGTTGAATACAACCCAAACACTGGCGAGGATCGCATTGTATCCATTGGTTCCAACGGCATGGCGATCGGCGACGATGGTACGGTGTGGATTTCCTCTGGTGGCGGTCTGTCGGATGAAAGCGCTGATGCGTTAGGCGAGTTCGGCGAAGGTTTGCGCGGCGTACTGAAGCTTGATGGTTTGTTCGGCGAAGATCCTTCGCAGGCGACCTGGACTCCAGCATTTGATTCGGTGCAATACGCAGGTGAGAATGGGCCTGATGGCGCAACCACACTGTTCAACACCCAGAGCAATTTGAACGATATTGAGGTTGGCCCCGACGGCAATCTTTATACCGTCGATGCAGCACGCAATGTAATGTACGGTCTTAGCCCAGACGGTCAAGAAGTAGAAAGTGTCACCGTGCTGCAAAAGACTCCGCCAGTACTGACTCCAGCACAATATGCCTTAGTTAAAGAGGCGGGCGGTGACCCAACTGCTGACTACAGCGTCGAGATCTCCGAACGTACATTTAAAGGCGAGAACGATTTACCCGATACGCCAGGCAGGCAGCAAGCGCTAGCGAACGAGGCTGTGGCTTCAACCGAGGGCGGCACAAATGGTGAGATACCACCTGAAGGAAGCAATGGTGAAGCGCCTAGTTCTCCTCCCCAGCAGGACATTCCCTTAGAAGAATCTGCTAATGGCAATGGCGAACCCCCTCTACGGGGTGAGGATGCTGCGGTCGGTACCACTTTGGGCGAGGGGCAAGAGGCTGGCAACACTGAAACCCTCGTAGCTACAACGGCGGACGACTTACCAACAGAGGTACCAGGTCTTGACCAAACAACGCCTCCTCCAGAGGGTTTAGACGCAAACCAATTCGATCCACTCAATCCTGGTTTGGTGCCTGGTGTCGAACAAAGTGTACTGACTCCTGGCCCAATCGATCCGACTAAGCCTGCTATAACTGAGGGTAATCCGTTTGCTGAGTACTTCGATCCGTTTTTCGGTGTGTATTCACCAGCGGAGGGAGAAGAACCCGTGCTGCCAGACGGAGAAGATGGCTACAAAGTTGACGACCTGTTCGTGTTCGGCGATCGCCTGACTGAAAATGGTGGTGAGTTTGGCAAGAACGCTGTAGCCCAAAGTACGGGCGCTAACCCTCCTTACGATGAGGCTCCCTACTCACCTGACGGCAGCTTCACAGACGGCGAGAACTGGACTACATACCTGGCAAGTATTCTCGGCGTTGAGAACGAGGGAGAGCAAGACACTAATTTCAGCTATCTTGACGCTACTGCTCGTGAATTAGAGAACCCTACCGATCCGTTTGGCGAGGCAACAGAGTTAAATAGCTTCGCTGGTCAAATCGATACCTTCAAGCAAACCTATGGCACGTTCACCGAAGACGACTTAGTGGCCGTCAATTTTGGCGGCAACGATCTAACCTTGCCTCCAGAGGAAGGCGTTACACCAGAGCAGGCAGCCCAGCAGTCAATCCAGGCTACTGTTGACGGCATTGCCAGCCTGCAAGAATTAGGTGCCGAGAACTTTTTGGTCGGACTTGTCCCGCCAGTTGAGCTAGCGCCAATCTTCAATGAGCAGGATTTTTTAGACCTTCTTGGTGTCCAGCCTGGTTTCTTCGAGCCAATAGTAGAAAGCTACAACCAGGCGTTGACGGCTGCACTAGATACTTACGAGGCAGAATCGGGCGCGAACATCGAAATTCTAGATACCAATGCTCTGTTTGACGATATTGCTGCCGAGCCTGGATCATACGGCTTCACCAACGTGGAAGAGCCGGTATTGAGCAGCAAGACACCAGTGACTGGAGAACCCATAGCCTACAATCCTGACATTGTGGGACAAGATCCAGCGGTACAACACTCGACACTGTTCCTCGACCCATACTTCCATCCAACTGCGCTCGGTCACTCGATTGTCGCCGAGACGGCACGGGACGAACTGCTTAATTTGGGCGAAGATATTAGTGGATCGACATCTGAAGCAACAGGAATGACCGTTGGGCTTTACGATGCGGACACAGACACCTTAATCGCGCCTCTGAAAAATGGTACACAAATTCAGGCGAGTGAAGTTGCTGGTAAGAATTTGACAGTTGCTGCCTCAGTTCCAGAAGATAGTGCTTATTTTGAACAGGTGGAGAGCGTGTTCTTAAATTTAAATGATGGTCAGGTTACTCGAACAGAAAATGCCGAACCCTACGCTATATTTGGTGGCAATAATGGGGACTATTTTAACGGAGGAGTTGATTTGCAGGGAGAACATACCATTGCTTTCGATATGTATTCCGAAGATGAACTCGGTGGCGAAATGCTTGGCAGCATGAGTGTAGACTTCTCAATTGTCTAA
- a CDS encoding EboA domain-containing protein, which produces MSRFIGKENLQLEETDLQELANQNIGWFPQYWTIDRAVRIWLLLSLNLDNQQYLAVIKQLLNTGDVRELTALYQALPFLPNPERYYHIATEGVRSNMTDVFNAIALYNFYPAAYFDELAWNQMILKALFVGSPLAKIQGLEQRANVTLATMLIDYARERVSANRSVSPELWQIVSRFADTAFLADWEKLPIESELI; this is translated from the coding sequence GTGTCTCGTTTTATAGGCAAGGAAAATCTCCAGTTAGAAGAAACAGATCTTCAAGAATTAGCCAACCAGAATATTGGTTGGTTTCCACAATATTGGACTATAGATCGAGCGGTTCGTATTTGGCTGCTGTTATCTCTTAATTTAGATAACCAACAATATTTAGCTGTAATAAAACAGCTTTTGAATACTGGTGATGTAAGAGAGTTAACAGCACTCTATCAAGCCTTACCTTTTTTACCCAATCCCGAACGGTATTATCATATTGCGACTGAAGGAGTCCGTAGCAATATGACAGACGTATTCAATGCTATTGCTCTATACAACTTTTATCCCGCTGCATATTTTGACGAACTTGCTTGGAATCAAATGATACTCAAAGCTTTGTTTGTGGGTAGTCCTTTAGCTAAAATTCAAGGGCTAGAGCAACGCGCTAATGTCACTTTAGCCACAATGTTAATCGATTATGCCCGCGAACGTGTGTCAGCTAACAGATCGGTGTCTCCAGAACTCTGGCAAATTGTAAGTCGATTTGCCGATACTGCATTCTTGGCAGACTGGGAAAAATTGCCGATTGAGTCAGAGTTAATTTAG
- a CDS encoding TatD family hydrolase, protein MTSRTTDDYQAMAKAGIVAIIEPAFWLGQPRTSADSYKDYLSSLVGWERFRASQFGIKHYCTIGLNSKEANNEVLAEAVMELLPLYACKEGVVAIGEIGYDDMTPAEDKYFRLQLELAKELDLPVMIHTPHRDKKSGTSRSMDVCIEHGLKPEQVIVDHNNEETVREVLDRGFWAAFTIYPQTKMGNERMVEVVRNYGCDRIIVDSSADWGVSDPLAVPKTARLMQKRGIPEAQIKAVCYQNALAAYGQSGQIKESDWLERELIDRRQLYSGNSVLRGQEPLVESILESVVIV, encoded by the coding sequence ATGACATCGCGTACTACCGATGACTATCAAGCAATGGCGAAAGCGGGAATAGTAGCGATAATTGAGCCAGCTTTTTGGTTGGGACAACCTCGTACCAGCGCAGATAGTTATAAAGATTATTTAAGTTCCCTAGTCGGTTGGGAAAGATTTCGCGCCAGCCAGTTTGGCATTAAACATTACTGCACTATTGGTTTGAACTCGAAAGAAGCTAATAACGAGGTATTAGCAGAAGCAGTGATGGAGTTACTACCTCTTTATGCTTGCAAAGAGGGCGTAGTAGCTATAGGAGAAATTGGTTATGACGACATGACTCCAGCCGAAGATAAATATTTCCGCCTCCAATTAGAATTAGCGAAAGAATTAGATTTACCCGTAATGATTCATACCCCCCATCGGGATAAAAAATCGGGTACGTCTCGTAGCATGGATGTCTGTATAGAACATGGTTTAAAACCAGAGCAAGTAATTGTCGATCACAACAACGAAGAAACCGTTCGAGAAGTATTAGATCGAGGTTTTTGGGCAGCATTCACTATTTATCCTCAAACTAAAATGGGTAATGAAAGGATGGTGGAAGTAGTGCGAAATTATGGTTGCGATCGCATTATTGTCGATAGTAGTGCTGATTGGGGTGTTAGCGATCCTTTGGCAGTGCCTAAAACTGCTCGATTAATGCAAAAAAGAGGTATTCCCGAAGCTCAAATTAAAGCTGTTTGCTATCAAAATGCTTTAGCTGCATACGGTCAAAGCGGTCAAATCAAAGAAAGTGATTGGTTAGAGCGAGAATTAATCGATCGCCGCCAACTTTATAGTGGCAATTCTGTATTAAGAGGACAAGAACCTCTAGTTGAATCAATTCTAGAATCAGTCGTTATTGTTTAA
- the eboC gene encoding UbiA-like protein EboC (EboC, a homolog the polyprenyltransferase UbiA, belongs to system of proteins involved in the trafficking of precursor metabolites to an extracytoplasmic compartment so that the biosynthesis of certain natural products, such as scytonemin, can be completed.) has protein sequence MISVTRIKPQSVLGYLQLMRPANIITAWADILLGYAAASSVTGGINNLDIIALTTLILATTGLYGGGVVFNDICDAALDAVERPERPIPSGRVSLTGAIALGTALLLVGIIAAAMVSNLSAILASIVAVTALLYDKYGKHHTFFGPLNMGACRSANLLLGVSAIPEAVSDRWYLAVIPVVYIAAITAISRGEVRGGNKTTGIIAIALIGIVISSVLGLGLLPEYSLLITLPFLALFTALVLPPFIKAALTPSPELIQTAVKAGVLSLIVLDATIAAGFANWIYALLLLALLPVSRFLARLFAVT, from the coding sequence ATGATCTCCGTAACAAGAATTAAACCTCAGTCTGTCCTTGGTTATTTGCAGTTAATGCGTCCTGCCAATATTATTACCGCTTGGGCAGATATTCTCCTGGGTTATGCTGCTGCTAGCTCGGTAACGGGAGGAATTAACAACTTAGATATTATTGCTTTAACTACGTTGATTTTAGCAACCACAGGACTGTATGGAGGTGGTGTCGTTTTTAACGATATCTGTGATGCTGCGTTAGATGCTGTCGAACGCCCAGAACGACCTATCCCTAGTGGTAGGGTATCTTTGACGGGGGCAATTGCATTAGGAACGGCATTATTGCTCGTTGGTATTATTGCTGCTGCGATGGTATCTAACTTGAGTGCCATTTTAGCGAGTATAGTGGCAGTAACGGCGTTACTCTATGACAAGTATGGCAAACATCATACTTTTTTCGGGCCTTTAAATATGGGTGCTTGTCGTAGTGCCAACTTGCTATTGGGTGTCAGTGCTATTCCCGAAGCTGTGAGCGATCGCTGGTATTTAGCTGTCATTCCTGTTGTCTACATCGCTGCTATTACTGCTATTTCACGGGGAGAAGTTCGAGGAGGTAATAAAACTACGGGAATTATAGCGATCGCTTTAATTGGCATAGTTATTAGTAGTGTTCTCGGTTTGGGACTGTTGCCTGAATATAGCTTATTAATTACTCTACCTTTTTTAGCTTTATTTACCGCTTTAGTTTTACCACCTTTTATTAAAGCTGCCCTAACTCCCAGTCCCGAATTGATTCAAACGGCAGTCAAAGCAGGAGTTTTATCTTTAATTGTTTTAGATGCAACTATCGCAGCAGGTTTCGCCAATTGGATTTACGCTTTGCTTTTATTGGCACTGCTGCCAGTATCTCGTTTTTTAGCTCGTTTATTTGCCGTCACTTAA
- a CDS encoding 3-dehydroquinate synthase, translating to MFILENKVSSLESLHQSIAVKFSYDVHFTRDLWSTRNLLLSQVIARDSNVAKSVIIIVDSGLLNHHPGLLSKIANYANYYDDKIKLAAEPIVVPGGEAAKNDPTLVDKIHRIIEQVGLCRHSYVLAIGGGAVIDLAGYAAATAHRGIRLIRLPTTVLAQNDSGVGVKNGINAFGKKNFLGTFAPPFAVLNDFDFLTTLGDRDWRGGIAEAVKVALIKDRDFFEFISDRADDLAKRDSQAMEQLIYRCCQLHLDHIATYGDPFEMGSSRPLDFGHWAAHKLEHLTHYRLRHGEAVAIGMALDCTYSYLTGLLPEADWQQIIKTLKQLGFELYVPELAVDLKNKTLKSSIFSGLSEFREHLGGDLAIMLLQKIGKGTEVDRVDIDLYKKAISMLQKIEVDAVAQSITV from the coding sequence ATGTTTATTTTAGAAAATAAAGTTTCTTCCTTAGAGTCACTACATCAAAGCATTGCAGTTAAATTCAGCTACGACGTTCATTTTACTAGAGATTTATGGTCAACCAGGAATCTGTTACTATCTCAGGTTATAGCTAGAGACAGTAATGTCGCCAAATCTGTCATTATTATCGTAGATTCGGGATTGTTAAACCACCATCCAGGACTTTTGAGCAAAATAGCCAACTATGCTAATTATTACGACGATAAAATTAAATTAGCTGCCGAGCCAATCGTCGTTCCAGGAGGAGAAGCAGCTAAAAACGATCCTACTCTGGTAGACAAAATTCATCGCATTATCGAACAAGTAGGATTGTGCCGTCACTCTTACGTTTTAGCCATTGGTGGTGGTGCAGTAATCGATCTGGCGGGATATGCTGCTGCTACTGCCCATCGAGGTATTCGCCTGATTCGTCTTCCTACCACTGTTTTGGCTCAAAACGATTCGGGAGTCGGAGTAAAAAACGGCATCAACGCCTTTGGCAAAAAGAATTTTTTAGGCACTTTTGCCCCACCCTTTGCCGTACTTAATGACTTTGACTTTCTAACTACCTTGGGCGATCGCGATTGGCGAGGGGGTATTGCCGAAGCAGTTAAAGTAGCCCTAATTAAAGATCGAGACTTTTTTGAATTTATTAGCGATCGCGCTGATGATTTAGCTAAAAGAGATTCTCAAGCTATGGAACAGTTAATCTATCGCTGTTGTCAACTGCATCTTGACCATATTGCTACATATGGCGATCCTTTTGAAATGGGTTCTTCTCGCCCCTTAGATTTTGGACACTGGGCTGCCCATAAACTAGAACACTTAACCCATTATCGTCTCCGCCACGGAGAAGCCGTTGCAATTGGTATGGCTTTAGACTGTACCTATTCTTATTTAACTGGACTACTTCCCGAGGCAGACTGGCAGCAAATCATTAAAACTTTGAAACAACTGGGATTTGAACTATATGTCCCAGAATTAGCTGTGGATCTGAAGAACAAAACCTTAAAAAGCTCTATTTTTAGCGGATTGAGCGAATTTCGCGAACATTTGGGTGGAGATTTGGCAATTATGTTGCTTCAGAAAATAGGAAAAGGAACAGAAGTCGACCGAGTTGACATTGACCTGTACAAAAAAGCTATCTCGATGTTGCAAAAGATTGAAGTAGATGCTGTCGCTCAATCTATTACTGTCTAG
- the eboE gene encoding metabolite traffic protein EboE, giving the protein MKLTTKTDLHLTYCTNIHPGETWAEVENNLRQYILPLKTRLSPDRPFGIGLRLADIAARELLEDNNLSQFQTWLQAEDLYVFTLNGFPYGGFHHQVVKDQVYAPDWCSSERLDYTLRLMEILKALLPDSLDGGISTLPISYKPWQQNTDERQTTLHQSSLNLARAIAKMVQIYQNTGKLLHIDLEPEPDGTLENTAEVINFFQDWLLPIAGSWLQQKLSVTQTTAETWIKEHIRVCYDTCHFAVEYEEPEDIIRRLDNAGIKIGKIQLSSAIKIDIPAQTDRRQLILEQLLPFAESTYLHQVIASYEESNETASSNTFKHYRDLSLALPDFLTTEAREWRTHFHVPIFIRNYTTGSKRQLFESTQEHIKKLLQLLPDVATHHLEIETYTWEVLPPEMKLDILTSIEREYQWVLSAIAERVDTKQRASL; this is encoded by the coding sequence ATGAAATTAACTACTAAGACAGATTTACACCTCACCTACTGCACTAATATTCATCCAGGAGAAACTTGGGCAGAAGTAGAAAACAACCTCAGACAATATATTCTGCCCCTAAAAACTCGCCTATCTCCAGATCGACCTTTTGGTATTGGCTTGCGTTTGGCAGATATCGCAGCTAGAGAATTACTAGAAGACAATAATCTATCTCAATTCCAAACTTGGTTACAAGCAGAAGACTTATATGTTTTTACCCTTAATGGTTTTCCCTACGGTGGGTTTCATCATCAAGTAGTAAAAGACCAAGTGTATGCCCCCGACTGGTGTAGCAGCGAACGTTTGGACTATACCTTGAGGTTAATGGAAATCCTCAAGGCTTTGTTACCAGATAGTCTCGATGGAGGAATTTCTACCTTACCAATATCTTACAAACCCTGGCAGCAAAATACTGACGAGAGACAAACAACTCTACATCAAAGTAGTCTTAATTTGGCTAGGGCGATCGCCAAAATGGTTCAGATTTACCAAAACACGGGGAAACTGCTGCATATCGATCTCGAACCCGAACCCGATGGTACGCTAGAAAATACTGCTGAGGTAATTAATTTCTTTCAAGATTGGTTATTGCCGATAGCAGGTAGCTGGCTACAGCAAAAATTATCGGTCACTCAGACAACAGCAGAAACCTGGATTAAAGAACACATCAGAGTTTGCTACGATACTTGCCATTTTGCCGTAGAGTATGAAGAACCAGAGGATATTATTCGACGTTTAGATAATGCAGGCATAAAAATTGGCAAAATTCAGCTTAGTTCGGCGATCAAGATCGATATACCAGCCCAAACAGATCGGCGCCAGCTTATTTTAGAACAACTGTTGCCTTTTGCCGAATCTACCTATCTACATCAGGTAATTGCTAGTTATGAAGAGTCAAATGAAACAGCTTCTTCAAACACCTTCAAACATTATCGCGATTTATCCCTTGCCCTGCCTGATTTTCTGACAACGGAAGCACGAGAATGGCGTACTCACTTTCACGTACCCATATTCATTCGCAACTATACCACAGGGTCAAAACGTCAGCTATTTGAATCGACTCAAGAACATATCAAAAAACTATTACAGCTTTTGCCAGACGTTGCGACTCATCATTTAGAAATTGAAACCTATACTTGGGAAGTCCTACCTCCAGAAATGAAATTAGACATCTTAACTTCCATCGAGCGTGAGTATCAATGGGTTTTGTCAGCGATCGCCGAGCGCGTAGATACTAAACAAAGAGCTTCTCTCTAG